A stretch of Candidatus Neomarinimicrobiota bacterium DNA encodes these proteins:
- a CDS encoding T9SS type A sorting domain-containing protein, translated as MFVLGLIVSIGGMSFTDEDKPCGRAHGDQFLRDMQPTPEQQKIDIRYYGLNLDLDIATTSMEKAFVVKFVVVDTSLETIELDYSTNNPGVGNVTVNLVILDGDTVTYTHTNDMLSIPLQSTPVLNALMTLEIFAEAGPGSNQDNYGFNWDYEMGQRAIWTSSQPYNARDWWPSVDYPRDKADSVDIVVTIDDYMTVASNGRLISKIDNGDGTKTWHWHVGHPIATYLVSLSIYEFYVWGDIYVDANNDTLPIEFYTYSHPDNPNPSYMTTNYLLLPEMISLYESRFGPYPFMDEKYGHAEWGENWGLEHQTLTSMGDPTERRVAHELAHMWYGDMITCHSYHHIWLNEGFARYAEALWWEAHYGSSGYREKMASFEYYGGGTIYVEDPENESIFGLNLSYNKPAWVLHMLRHIVGDDTFFEILQAYADDPQFKYGTATTEGFEMVVEEVSGLDFTNFFQQWIYGESFPQYRVYREQNGTDLLVQTTQWGLSFDLPVDFRIVTTGSVIDTVLPISEHSMTFHFDLPAGEIVTDLIVDPDDWILKSTAYLVGLTDDQPTIPLGFELGQNYPNPFNPSTSIPYSLDEQTTVRMSIFDLQGREVSQLLNTSQSGGRYTANWNSENSEGHPVEAGVYFCRLETDSHTAITKLLLVR; from the coding sequence TTGTTCGTCTTGGGGCTCATAGTTTCAATTGGTGGAATGTCATTTACTGACGAAGATAAACCATGCGGCCGTGCACATGGAGATCAGTTTCTCCGTGACATGCAGCCAACCCCAGAACAACAGAAAATTGATATCAGATATTATGGATTAAATCTTGATCTTGATATAGCAACCACATCAATGGAAAAGGCTTTTGTGGTGAAATTTGTAGTGGTAGATACCAGTCTTGAGACCATTGAACTTGATTATTCCACAAACAATCCCGGGGTGGGAAATGTCACTGTTAATCTGGTTATTCTGGATGGCGACACAGTGACCTATACGCATACCAATGATATGTTGTCAATTCCACTTCAATCAACCCCGGTTTTGAATGCACTCATGACGCTGGAAATATTTGCTGAAGCTGGACCTGGAAGTAACCAGGACAACTATGGTTTTAACTGGGACTACGAAATGGGCCAACGGGCAATCTGGACCAGCTCCCAGCCCTATAACGCCAGGGATTGGTGGCCTTCAGTAGATTATCCCAGAGATAAGGCTGATTCCGTGGATATTGTGGTGACTATTGATGATTACATGACCGTGGCTTCGAATGGTCGTCTTATTAGCAAGATTGATAATGGTGATGGCACAAAAACCTGGCATTGGCATGTTGGACACCCCATCGCCACATATCTGGTTTCACTGTCCATCTATGAATTTTATGTCTGGGGTGACATTTATGTAGATGCCAATAATGATACCTTACCTATTGAGTTTTATACTTACAGTCACCCTGATAATCCCAACCCATCCTATATGACCACCAACTATCTACTCTTGCCGGAGATGATTAGTTTGTATGAAAGCCGGTTCGGGCCCTATCCTTTCATGGATGAAAAATATGGTCATGCAGAATGGGGTGAAAACTGGGGGTTGGAGCATCAAACCCTGACCTCCATGGGTGACCCCACTGAAAGACGAGTTGCTCATGAATTAGCACATATGTGGTATGGAGATATGATCACCTGTCATAGTTATCATCATATCTGGCTCAATGAAGGTTTCGCGCGTTATGCTGAGGCTTTATGGTGGGAAGCACATTATGGATCCTCTGGCTACCGTGAAAAAATGGCATCTTTCGAGTATTATGGAGGGGGAACCATCTATGTGGAAGACCCGGAAAATGAGTCCATATTTGGTCTGAATTTATCCTATAACAAGCCGGCTTGGGTATTGCATATGTTGAGACATATTGTTGGTGATGATACATTTTTTGAAATTCTCCAGGCCTACGCTGATGATCCACAATTCAAATACGGGACCGCAACAACTGAAGGTTTTGAAATGGTTGTGGAAGAAGTCAGTGGGCTCGATTTCACCAATTTTTTCCAACAATGGATTTATGGTGAGAGCTTCCCCCAGTATCGTGTTTATCGTGAACAGAATGGTACGGATCTTCTGGTGCAAACCACCCAATGGGGATTATCATTTGATCTACCAGTGGATTTTCGAATTGTGACAACAGGATCTGTCATTGATACGGTTTTACCAATTAGCGAACATTCCATGACCTTTCATTTCGACCTCCCCGCTGGTGAAATCGTCACCGACTTGATTGTGGATCCTGATGACTGGATTTTGAAGTCGACGGCATATTTGGTGGGCTTGACCGATGATCAACCGACTATTCCTCTGGGTTTTGAGCTTGGGCAAAATTATCCAAATCCCTTCAATCCATCAACTTCGATACCTTATAGTCTGGACGAGCAAACCACTGTTAGAATGAGCATTTTTGACCTTCAGGGCCGAGAAGTGAGTCAATTGCTAAACACCTCTCAGAGTGGTGGTCGTTATACCGCTAATTGGAACAGTGAGAATAGCGAGGGGCATCCAGTTGAGGCAGGTGTCTACTTTTGTAGACTGGAAACTGACTCCCACACAGCGATTACGAAATTACTCCTGGTGAGATAG
- a CDS encoding DNA alkylation repair protein, with amino-acid sequence MSKLSDQILNELLELGDPERASHSQRFFKTGKGEYGEGDIFLGIKVPHLRALAKRHKQANRLDALELLHSKYHEARLTALFLLVNLYNHGDASEKKQIYEDYLKNIPYINNWDLVDSSALQIVGHYLFDKERSHLEILARSKDLWERRVAIISSYYFIRQYEFQDTLTLAEILLHDQEDLIHKAVGWMLREVGNKSRPTEETFLQKHYLSMPRTMLRYAIEKFPEERRQAYLKGEL; translated from the coding sequence ATGTCTAAGCTCTCAGATCAAATTCTCAACGAATTATTAGAATTGGGTGATCCTGAAAGAGCCAGCCATTCCCAACGGTTTTTCAAGACAGGCAAAGGCGAGTATGGCGAAGGTGACATCTTTCTTGGCATTAAAGTACCACATTTACGGGCCCTGGCCAAAAGGCATAAACAGGCCAATAGGCTGGATGCTCTTGAATTACTCCATTCCAAGTACCATGAAGCCCGACTCACGGCCCTATTTCTACTGGTAAATCTATATAACCATGGCGATGCCTCAGAAAAAAAACAGATCTATGAGGATTACCTCAAAAATATACCATACATCAACAACTGGGACCTGGTAGACAGCTCCGCGCTTCAAATTGTGGGACACTATCTTTTTGATAAAGAACGTTCCCATCTTGAAATATTAGCCAGATCAAAAGACCTCTGGGAGCGGAGAGTAGCCATCATATCCAGTTATTATTTTATCCGGCAATATGAATTCCAGGACACGCTGACCCTTGCAGAAATTCTGCTCCATGATCAAGAAGATCTCATTCACAAGGCCGTGGGTTGGATGTTGCGGGAAGTGGGTAACAAGAGTAGACCCACAGAAGAGACGTTTCTTCAAAAACATTACCTCTCTATGCCGAGAACCATGCTGAGATATGCCATCGAAAAATTTCCCGAGGAAAGACGTCAGGCATATTTAAAAGGAGAATTATAG
- a CDS encoding chloride channel protein, whose product MSTPLNTERIGKLRRRLNHRRSRYVLLQNALFKIKSFDQLFVIIIAMLIGVFAGVISAGFRTLIEFFRLTLWGDGSLIDVVKAAPLYLKIGIPAFGSALVAWFVMHFAPEAKGHGVPEVMNAVATQNGFIRMRVVIIKAFASAMSIATGASVGREGPIVQIGSAFGSTIGQVFQVSVRRMKTFIGCGAAAGIAATFNAPIAGALFASEVILGDFSAAAIGPIIIASVFGTVISRALYGNFPAFVPPTYTLHSPVEIIFYIILGLATGVVAWIFVRSLYKTEDLFDSWKAPVALKGLLGGALLGIVAIYLPEILGVGYETMDKVLSGNIGLALAAGLVLAKIFATSLSMGFGASGGVFAPSLFIGSMLGGAMGGVIHMLFPEITATSGAYALVGMAAMVAATTHAPVTAVLIIFEMTKEYTVILPLMITSIIAMVISSRLLKGSNIYTLKLQRRGIDIYGGKDINILDKISVNDLKKKIIDTVPESMTLQELLEKLSTSSALNTYVKDDVGQLIGIITHSAMRRYLNHHEEIPDHVTVKDMMNQKFEVIHDETPIHEVLRKMIEMDLEALPVVDENQMLQGEVERTSIVHQYQELLIHAESAKAMATSMKYIHRQYHEKSEVIPGFFLARINVPSAFINQSLRSLNVRQSYGVDILLIRRAESNKERDIIPDVNDKLQSSDQLLIFGEQAKVELLCNTN is encoded by the coding sequence TTGTCTACCCCTCTGAATACGGAACGCATTGGAAAACTTCGCAGACGTCTGAATCATCGACGATCCCGATACGTCCTCCTGCAGAATGCTTTATTTAAGATTAAGTCATTTGATCAACTATTTGTGATTATTATTGCCATGCTTATTGGTGTTTTTGCTGGTGTGATTTCCGCAGGATTTAGAACGCTTATTGAATTTTTCCGTCTTACTCTGTGGGGAGACGGTTCCTTAATCGATGTTGTCAAGGCGGCTCCTCTTTACTTGAAAATCGGAATCCCGGCATTCGGTAGTGCCCTGGTTGCCTGGTTTGTCATGCATTTTGCACCTGAAGCAAAGGGTCACGGCGTGCCAGAAGTTATGAATGCGGTGGCAACTCAAAATGGGTTTATTCGTATGCGTGTGGTGATCATCAAAGCATTTGCTTCCGCCATGTCCATCGCAACGGGTGCTTCAGTCGGTCGTGAAGGTCCCATTGTTCAGATTGGTTCTGCCTTTGGCTCAACTATTGGTCAAGTATTCCAGGTTTCCGTTAGAAGGATGAAAACATTTATCGGTTGTGGTGCTGCGGCTGGAATTGCAGCAACCTTTAATGCCCCCATTGCCGGAGCTCTTTTTGCTTCAGAGGTCATTCTTGGTGATTTTAGTGCCGCAGCAATCGGCCCCATCATTATCGCATCGGTTTTTGGTACTGTCATTAGCCGAGCCCTGTATGGGAATTTTCCGGCCTTTGTTCCCCCGACTTACACCCTCCACTCTCCCGTAGAAATAATATTTTATATCATCTTGGGTCTTGCCACCGGTGTGGTAGCCTGGATTTTTGTGCGTTCACTCTACAAGACGGAAGACCTCTTCGATAGTTGGAAAGCTCCAGTTGCTCTTAAGGGCTTACTGGGTGGCGCTCTTCTCGGTATTGTCGCTATTTATCTCCCAGAAATTTTAGGTGTTGGTTACGAAACCATGGATAAGGTGTTAAGCGGCAATATTGGATTAGCCCTTGCGGCTGGTTTGGTCCTGGCCAAAATTTTTGCAACAAGCCTTTCCATGGGATTTGGTGCCTCTGGAGGTGTTTTTGCTCCTTCTCTTTTCATAGGATCAATGCTGGGAGGTGCAATGGGTGGTGTAATCCATATGCTTTTCCCTGAAATTACTGCCACTAGTGGTGCCTATGCACTGGTAGGAATGGCTGCCATGGTTGCGGCAACGACTCATGCTCCAGTTACTGCTGTATTAATCATCTTCGAGATGACCAAGGAATATACAGTCATTTTACCTCTGATGATTACCAGCATCATTGCCATGGTGATTTCATCAAGACTGCTTAAGGGTTCAAACATTTACACGCTGAAGCTGCAGAGGCGGGGAATTGATATTTACGGTGGAAAAGACATCAATATTCTTGATAAAATCAGCGTAAATGACTTAAAAAAGAAGATCATAGATACGGTGCCTGAGTCCATGACACTACAGGAGCTTCTTGAAAAGCTGTCAACCAGCTCTGCCTTGAATACTTATGTTAAAGATGACGTCGGCCAACTTATTGGGATCATCACTCACTCAGCCATGCGCCGGTATTTGAATCACCATGAAGAAATTCCAGACCATGTCACAGTAAAGGACATGATGAATCAAAAGTTTGAGGTCATACACGATGAGACGCCCATTCATGAGGTTCTGAGAAAAATGATCGAAATGGATCTGGAAGCCTTACCCGTTGTTGATGAGAACCAAATGCTCCAGGGTGAAGTGGAGCGAACCTCCATCGTACACCAGTATCAGGAGTTGTTGATCCATGCAGAATCAGCCAAAGCCATGGCCACTTCAATGAAATATATTCACAGACAGTATCATGAAAAATCTGAAGTGATTCCCGGCTTTTTTCTGGCGCGGATCAACGTCCCCTCAGCGTTTATCAATCAGTCCTTACGTTCGCTAAATGTCCGTCAATCCTACGGTGTGGATATTTTATTAATCAGGCGAGCTGAATCAAACAAGGAACGGGATATCATTCCAGATGTGAATGACAAGCTTCAATCTTCAGATCAGTTGCTCATTTTTGGCGAACAAGCCAAAGTCGAGCTTTTGTGCAATACAAACTAA
- a CDS encoding SAM-dependent methyltransferase translates to METIDLTPIAYVSNDRYHLEDDDWGEVISEIHLREDLSAELFMGLDTFSHVEIIFVFHRIPADKKVPDSRHPRDNQAWPKLGLLAQRSSYHPNPIGLCAAKILKVVGSVLTVQGLDAVDGSPILDIKPVFQEFIPGDTKQPQWVSELLKNYWKKSRKS, encoded by the coding sequence ATGGAAACAATCGACCTCACTCCCATAGCCTATGTATCCAATGATCGGTATCATCTGGAGGATGATGATTGGGGTGAAGTTATCTCAGAAATTCATCTTCGAGAGGATCTCTCTGCAGAATTATTTATGGGGCTGGATACCTTTTCACATGTTGAGATTATCTTTGTTTTTCATCGCATCCCCGCTGACAAGAAAGTGCCAGATTCAAGGCACCCCCGCGACAACCAGGCTTGGCCAAAACTTGGATTGTTAGCTCAGCGTTCCTCTTATCATCCCAATCCAATTGGACTGTGTGCAGCAAAAATCTTAAAAGTTGTTGGAAGCGTTCTCACAGTGCAGGGCCTGGATGCTGTAGATGGTTCGCCCATCCTGGATATTAAACCCGTTTTTCAAGAGTTTATTCCCGGAGATACAAAACAGCCCCAATGGGTCTCAGAACTTCTTAAAAATTATTGGAAAAAATCCAGGAAGTCCTGA
- the acpP gene encoding acyl carrier protein codes for MSTIDRIKIVAAELLKIEASRVQDTSRFVEDLGADSMQSIELVAAFEEEFDIEMDEDAALGVKTVGDAVGFIDKVLAEG; via the coding sequence ATGTCAACTATAGATCGAATTAAGATTGTCGCCGCTGAGCTGTTAAAGATTGAAGCTTCACGAGTCCAGGATACCTCACGATTTGTAGAGGATCTTGGTGCTGACTCCATGCAATCCATTGAACTTGTGGCCGCTTTTGAAGAAGAGTTTGACATTGAAATGGATGAGGATGCTGCACTCGGTGTAAAAACTGTAGGCGATGCTGTTGGGTTTATCGACAAGGTTTTGGCTGAGGGATAG
- a CDS encoding acetate kinase, with product MKILVFNCGSSSIKFKLFHMPQENVLAEGLVERVGSEDAFASLKTPRGKIEKNQGIADYPAGFAVIKNMLLNPESGVIHSLSEINACGHRVVHGGESFGGSMPIDDELEEGIEAVFELAPLHNPPNLTGIQQARRMFGDIPQVACFDTAFHHSIPEVAYRYALPEKLYSEYQIRRYGFHGMSHQYVARQAAQMMGMHKYSVNLITCHLGNGSSIAAIRDGHSVDTSMGLTPLEGLVMGTRSGDLDPGILFYLNRKGYDTDSLDILLNKQSGLLGVSGSSNDVRDLELKADGGDDRAELALNIFAYRIKKYIGAYMAVLNRVDAIVFTGGIGENGAAMRHRILSDMDQQGVVIDEMRNEVHAGVAGEIQGTTSRIKVMIIPTNEELAIARDTFKLTTKKH from the coding sequence ATGAAAATTCTAGTCTTTAATTGCGGGAGTTCTTCCATAAAATTCAAACTCTTTCACATGCCTCAAGAAAATGTTCTGGCTGAAGGACTGGTTGAGCGTGTGGGATCCGAAGATGCTTTTGCTTCCCTAAAAACACCTCGGGGTAAGATCGAAAAAAATCAGGGAATCGCTGACTACCCCGCTGGATTTGCAGTCATCAAAAACATGCTTCTCAATCCCGAAAGTGGTGTCATTCATTCTCTATCTGAAATCAATGCCTGCGGGCATCGTGTGGTTCATGGAGGGGAAAGCTTTGGTGGATCTATGCCTATAGATGATGAACTGGAGGAAGGTATTGAAGCTGTATTTGAGCTAGCCCCTCTTCATAATCCTCCCAATTTGACTGGAATACAACAAGCCCGGCGCATGTTTGGTGATATTCCTCAGGTTGCCTGTTTCGATACAGCATTTCACCATAGTATTCCTGAGGTGGCCTACCGCTATGCCCTGCCGGAGAAGTTGTATTCTGAATACCAGATCAGACGCTACGGTTTTCATGGTATGTCCCATCAATATGTAGCTCGACAGGCAGCCCAGATGATGGGAATGCATAAATACTCTGTAAATCTGATTACCTGCCATCTGGGAAATGGATCTTCAATTGCTGCCATTAGAGATGGTCACTCCGTTGATACCAGCATGGGACTCACTCCGCTGGAGGGTCTTGTTATGGGAACCCGCAGTGGTGATCTGGACCCCGGTATTCTTTTCTATCTCAATCGCAAAGGCTATGACACGGATAGCCTGGATATCCTGCTTAACAAGCAATCTGGTCTCCTCGGGGTCTCTGGGAGTTCCAATGATGTCCGTGATCTTGAATTAAAAGCCGATGGTGGAGATGATAGAGCAGAGTTGGCTCTTAATATTTTTGCCTATCGTATAAAAAAATATATCGGTGCTTATATGGCTGTGCTAAACCGTGTTGATGCCATCGTTTTTACTGGAGGTATCGGCGAAAATGGTGCCGCCATGCGCCATCGAATTCTGTCAGACATGGATCAACAAGGTGTCGTAATTGACGAAATGAGAAATGAAGTTCATGCAGGGGTGGCAGGTGAAATTCAAGGAACCACATCTAGAATCAAGGTCATGATTATCCCAACCAATGAGGAACTGGCCATTGCTCGAGATACTTTCAAACTAACCACAAAAAAACATTGA
- a CDS encoding HAD family hydrolase — protein MNQSPKSSIAAFFDFDETLLAVDSATIGFKVLKDQGYLSKTFILKLLLGVLLKKLGLVDEQYMARTFLSFYKGRQFQLFVDSAQPFYEEHLAPNLSVDVTQKLRWHQEQGHQTVLVTGSIDYYLKPVMEALSIDHLLCTHLEVDAHGILTGRPAGQVCVGEAKVTLANDLAKDHGIDFSQSYAYGNSENDIPILKHVGYPVIVNPTRGLARYANRLKWPSL, from the coding sequence ATGAACCAGAGCCCCAAATCATCTATTGCCGCATTTTTCGATTTTGATGAAACCCTTCTGGCTGTTGATAGTGCTACTATAGGATTCAAGGTTCTCAAGGATCAAGGCTATCTTTCAAAGACATTCATCCTGAAATTGCTTCTTGGTGTACTCCTCAAAAAGCTTGGGCTGGTTGATGAGCAATACATGGCACGAACATTTCTGAGTTTTTACAAGGGTCGCCAGTTTCAACTCTTTGTTGACTCAGCCCAACCTTTTTATGAGGAGCATCTTGCGCCTAATTTATCAGTTGATGTGACCCAAAAGTTACGCTGGCACCAGGAGCAGGGACATCAAACTGTGTTGGTGACTGGCTCCATTGACTACTATCTCAAACCGGTGATGGAAGCTCTCAGTATAGACCATTTATTATGTACTCACCTGGAGGTGGATGCACATGGAATCCTTACAGGGAGACCAGCGGGGCAGGTGTGTGTTGGAGAGGCGAAGGTGACGCTGGCAAATGATCTGGCGAAAGACCATGGCATTGATTTTTCCCAATCCTATGCCTATGGTAATTCAGAGAATGATATCCCTATATTAAAGCATGTGGGCTACCCTGTTATTGTCAATCCCACCAGAGGATTGGCGCGTTACGCTAACAGACTCAAATGGCCAAGTCTATAA
- the pta gene encoding phosphate acetyltransferase, with amino-acid sequence MNIIDQFTATAQKNPARIVYPEASDPRILKAVVQVQELKIARPILIGNPEQIRTVAKAHHCDLGSMEIIDSKNDSRLETYSQIYANKRSLRQAIAQKLVRKPLSFGGMMVSQGAADGMVAGVATATSIVIQTATLTVGFQEGLSTPSSFFIMIIPEFQGEKDKIFLFADSAVNIQPTAQQLAEIAIASGTNAQALLGIDPKIAFLSFSTKGSAGHEDADKVLEALDIAKKIKPEFDMDGELQLDAAIVPSVAAKKVKESTVAGQANVLIFPDLDSGNIGYKLVQYMANAKAIGPILQGFAKPVNDMSRGASVDDLIAVTAITSVQARG; translated from the coding sequence ATGAATATCATTGATCAGTTCACTGCAACGGCACAGAAGAATCCCGCCCGTATTGTATATCCTGAAGCGAGTGATCCACGGATTTTAAAAGCTGTGGTGCAGGTGCAGGAGCTGAAGATCGCACGCCCCATTCTGATTGGGAATCCAGAACAAATTCGCACTGTGGCCAAAGCGCATCATTGCGATCTTGGCAGTATGGAAATCATTGACAGTAAAAACGATTCACGTCTGGAAACCTATTCTCAAATTTATGCCAACAAACGAAGTCTCCGTCAAGCCATTGCTCAAAAGCTGGTTCGCAAACCGCTCTCCTTCGGCGGCATGATGGTGAGTCAGGGTGCAGCCGATGGGATGGTAGCAGGTGTGGCCACTGCCACCAGCATTGTGATCCAAACTGCAACGCTTACTGTGGGTTTTCAGGAAGGACTCTCCACCCCAAGTAGTTTCTTCATCATGATTATCCCTGAATTTCAGGGTGAAAAGGATAAGATCTTTCTGTTCGCAGACTCAGCAGTGAACATTCAACCCACCGCCCAACAATTGGCTGAGATCGCTATCGCCTCTGGGACAAATGCCCAAGCCCTCCTGGGGATAGATCCCAAAATCGCCTTTCTTTCATTCTCAACCAAGGGTTCTGCAGGACATGAGGATGCAGACAAGGTGCTTGAAGCGCTTGATATTGCTAAAAAGATCAAGCCTGAATTTGACATGGATGGTGAACTACAGCTTGATGCAGCCATCGTTCCTAGTGTGGCTGCAAAAAAGGTCAAGGAAAGCACAGTAGCTGGCCAGGCCAATGTGTTGATCTTTCCAGATCTTGATTCAGGAAATATTGGTTACAAGCTGGTCCAATATATGGCCAATGCCAAGGCTATCGGACCAATACTTCAAGGGTTTGCAAAGCCCGTCAATGACATGAGTCGTGGAGCCAGCGTTGATGACCTCATCGCTGTTACGGCTATCACATCAGTCCAGGCCAGGGGATAG
- a CDS encoding DUF4954 family protein — MNAEAYLALTPEAIKILKGNGCWSRSWPKVKVTKGFDPTRIAGTIFRGEVRIGSLDGEFVPRDGIRRYAGIFDANLHNVIIGDNCHISNVNGWLSNLIIEDNVLLENVGSIVCQGETSFGNGHAIEVLNEGGGRELKITAMTSAQTAYLSTMYRHDAELIKALDQIAENYAGSVRSDRAIIGEGAKLFHCQNIVNVNIGQGAILRGIQNLKEGTIASSHAAPTFVGDGVIAKDFIIQKGAHVSDGALLASTLIGEASKVGKQFSAENSVMFCNSEGFHSEVCSIFGGPYTVTHHRSTLLIAGMFSFFNAGSGTNQSNHMYKLGPLHQGILERGSKTGSSSYLLWPSRVGAFSAIMGKHYANFDSSDFPFSYVNEDGGQSTLVPGMNFFTVGTMRDGLKWPTRDGRKNSDKLDQLNFEVLSPYTGQKMMQGQSILLDLYAEAAKGQEYVSHQGILIKRLLLKTCSRYYRLALEKYLGDALVARLVANPPKELKALTAPIDGAEDGNSNWVDVSGLLCAQPRLNKLIEAIKAGEVTTLVSLQKELQKIHDSYEVDEWSWVQQAIPQVFGFESITSENLKTVLEKWKVSSNKLLNMVEMDASKEFEGNVRIGFGIDGHQDDDFDKVRGKFESNSFKKQLDEMRESMESNYDRSQSILKNL, encoded by the coding sequence ATGAATGCTGAAGCCTATTTAGCCTTAACCCCGGAAGCCATTAAAATCCTGAAAGGAAATGGCTGCTGGTCAAGAAGCTGGCCCAAGGTGAAAGTAACCAAAGGCTTTGACCCCACACGTATCGCTGGAACCATTTTTCGAGGGGAGGTTCGAATTGGAAGCCTCGATGGGGAGTTCGTACCCCGCGATGGTATTAGACGCTATGCTGGAATATTTGACGCCAACCTCCACAATGTCATAATTGGTGACAACTGCCATATTTCCAACGTCAATGGCTGGCTTTCCAACCTGATTATTGAAGACAATGTGCTCCTGGAAAATGTCGGGTCCATTGTATGTCAGGGAGAAACCAGTTTCGGGAACGGTCATGCCATTGAAGTCCTTAACGAGGGCGGGGGCCGTGAACTCAAGATCACAGCCATGACAAGTGCCCAGACTGCCTATCTTTCAACCATGTATCGCCATGATGCTGAACTGATCAAAGCCCTGGATCAAATCGCTGAGAATTATGCTGGAAGCGTTCGTTCCGATCGAGCTATTATTGGTGAGGGGGCGAAATTATTTCACTGTCAGAACATTGTGAATGTGAATATTGGACAAGGTGCCATCCTCAGGGGTATTCAGAACCTGAAAGAGGGCACCATCGCCTCATCTCATGCAGCTCCCACATTTGTTGGTGATGGCGTGATTGCCAAAGACTTCATCATTCAAAAGGGTGCCCATGTATCAGATGGAGCACTGCTTGCCTCAACTTTAATCGGTGAAGCATCTAAAGTTGGCAAGCAATTCTCAGCTGAAAACTCAGTCATGTTTTGTAACTCGGAGGGATTCCATAGTGAAGTCTGCTCCATCTTTGGTGGTCCTTATACCGTAACCCATCATCGCTCAACACTCCTGATTGCAGGCATGTTTTCCTTCTTTAATGCTGGCAGCGGCACCAACCAATCAAACCATATGTACAAGTTGGGACCGCTGCATCAGGGGATTCTAGAGCGAGGCAGCAAAACCGGCTCCTCTTCCTATCTCCTCTGGCCATCGCGAGTGGGGGCATTTTCAGCTATCATGGGCAAGCACTACGCCAATTTTGACAGCTCTGACTTCCCCTTCTCCTATGTCAATGAGGATGGTGGTCAATCTACCCTGGTGCCAGGGATGAATTTTTTCACGGTAGGAACCATGCGTGATGGCTTGAAGTGGCCAACGCGTGATGGACGTAAAAATTCAGATAAGCTGGATCAACTCAATTTTGAAGTGCTTTCACCCTACACAGGCCAAAAAATGATGCAGGGACAATCCATCCTTCTGGATTTATATGCTGAAGCAGCAAAAGGCCAGGAGTATGTTAGCCACCAGGGCATTCTCATTAAGCGTCTGCTCTTGAAAACCTGTAGTCGTTATTACCGCCTGGCACTAGAAAAATATTTAGGGGATGCCCTGGTTGCCAGGCTGGTTGCAAATCCACCCAAGGAATTAAAGGCTTTGACCGCTCCAATTGATGGCGCAGAGGACGGCAACAGCAACTGGGTTGATGTCTCAGGCCTCCTGTGCGCTCAACCCAGACTCAATAAATTAATCGAAGCAATTAAGGCTGGAGAAGTGACCACACTGGTCTCTCTCCAAAAAGAGCTGCAAAAGATTCATGACAGCTATGAAGTGGATGAATGGTCCTGGGTTCAGCAGGCCATCCCACAGGTCTTCGGCTTTGAATCCATCACCTCAGAAAACCTTAAAACCGTCCTGGAAAAATGGAAGGTCTCCTCGAACAAACTGCTCAATATGGTAGAGATGGATGCCTCTAAGGAATTTGAGGGGAATGTAAGAATCGGGTTTGGCATTGATGGACACCAGGATGATGATTTTGATAAAGTTCGGGGGAAATTCGAATCCAACTCGTTTAAAAAGCAATTAGATGAGATGAGAGAGTCGATGGAAAGCAATTATGACCGAAGTCAGAGCATCTTGAAAAATTTATAA